From Mytilus galloprovincialis chromosome 9, xbMytGall1.hap1.1, whole genome shotgun sequence, the proteins below share one genomic window:
- the LOC143046169 gene encoding uncharacterized protein LOC143046169, translating to MGRKLGKRKQTDDEVDVNIKREKTSVHDSQKDECSLEKGHSMKTNEDALANNCRKDSVKSKKKKKKLVKETEEMNKDMKEDSPHTDAKDNDLNAETVAATTEPKTKENKNTENDKNDNSLDATNKDVEDIMKEVSVNKKKKKKEKNKKTKPCVTADSEKTETEDNKKSSKELAIAYLKLWKKNREEWKFQKVRQVWLLSNMLDSEMVKDKHFETLLLYLDGLKGKARETTSTAAQNIIESESNSGVKVDRARQIVQQLSTE from the exons atGGGTAGGAAACTTGGAAAAAGAAAACAGACAGATGATGAAGTTGATGTAAACATTAAAAGGGAAAAGACAAGTGTACATGACAGTCAAAAAGATGAATGTAGTCTTGAGAAAGGACattcaatgaaaacaaatgaagacGCACTTGCTAATAATTGTAGAAAAGACAGTGTTaaatccaaaaagaaaaaaaagaaacttgtTAAAGAAACAGAAGAAATGAATAAAGATATGAAAGAGGATAGTCCTCATACAGATGCAAAAGACAATGATCTAAATGCTGAAACTGTGGCTGCAACAACAGAACcaaaaaccaaagaaaataaaaatacagaaaatgacaaaaatgacaaTTCACTTGATGCTACAAATAAAGATGTGGAAGACATTATGAAAGAGGTGTCAgtaaataagaaaaagaagaaaaaagaaaaaaataagaaaacgaAGCCATGTGTGACAGCTGATAGTGAAAAGACTGAAACAGAAGACAACAAAAAATCATCTAAAGAACTTGCTATTGCATATCTTAAACTATGGAAAAAGAATAGAGAGGAATGGAAATTCCAGAAAGTTCGACAAGTCTGGTTACTTAGTAATATGCTTGATTCAGAAATG GTAAAAGATAAACACTTTGAAACTTTACTACTGTATCTGGACGGTTTAAAAGGAAAAGCTCGGGAAACAACATCTACAGCAGCTCAGAACATAATTGAATCAGAATCAA ATAGTGGTGTTAAAGTTGATAGAGCTCGACAGATTGTCCAGCAGTTATCTACAGAATAA